One stretch of Desulfonatronum thiosulfatophilum DNA includes these proteins:
- a CDS encoding DNA topoisomerase IB — MSKPNPEHAREAGLRYVDGWTRGIRRKRWGRGFRYINHRGEPVRDSDTLARITALVIPPAWRDVRISAEQDAHIQAVGRDARGRKQYLYHMRWTAARGLAKFAELLEFLEILPAMRRRVAKDLRRRGLPREKVLALLVSLLESTLIRVGSAKYARMNRSFGLTTLENDHLDETCPGLCLAFTGKRGKPVSVNLRNKRLVRLIKEVQELPGQRLFQYVNDEGDIVQVDSADLNGYLSQISQKEVTAKDYRTWGGTMLAAAHLEEIGRPETAAGRKRAVNKAVRRVAKALNNTPAISRKYYIHPDVIKAFEQGTLFGYMEEGRARAEQGLTELTPVEEGVRLTLRASIGVSAHQRSGIQ, encoded by the coding sequence ATGTCGAAACCGAATCCGGAACATGCCCGCGAAGCGGGGCTCAGGTACGTCGACGGATGGACGAGGGGCATCCGGCGCAAGCGGTGGGGCAGGGGGTTCCGCTATATCAACCACAGGGGAGAGCCGGTCCGGGATTCGGATACCCTGGCGCGGATCACGGCGTTGGTCATTCCGCCGGCATGGCGGGATGTGCGGATCAGCGCGGAACAGGACGCGCACATCCAGGCCGTGGGTCGGGACGCCAGAGGCAGGAAGCAGTACCTCTACCACATGCGTTGGACCGCGGCCCGCGGTCTGGCCAAGTTCGCGGAGCTGCTCGAATTCCTGGAGATTCTGCCCGCAATGCGGCGGCGTGTGGCGAAGGATCTTCGGCGTCGAGGTTTGCCCCGGGAAAAGGTGCTTGCTCTGCTGGTCAGTCTTCTGGAGAGTACGCTCATCCGCGTGGGCAGCGCGAAATACGCCCGGATGAACAGATCCTTCGGCCTGACAACGCTGGAGAACGATCATCTGGACGAGACGTGTCCCGGACTCTGCCTTGCTTTCACCGGTAAACGGGGCAAGCCGGTCTCCGTGAATCTTCGGAACAAGCGGCTTGTGCGGCTGATCAAGGAGGTTCAGGAGCTGCCGGGGCAGCGTCTCTTCCAATATGTCAACGATGAAGGGGACATCGTGCAGGTCGATTCCGCGGACCTGAACGGATACCTCAGCCAGATTTCGCAAAAGGAGGTCACGGCCAAGGACTACCGGACCTGGGGCGGAACGATGCTTGCGGCGGCCCATCTGGAAGAAATCGGCCGTCCGGAAACCGCTGCCGGCAGAAAGCGCGCGGTGAACAAGGCCGTCAGACGCGTGGCCAAAGCCCTGAACAACACCCCGGCCATCAGCCGCAAGTATTATATTCATCCGGATGTCATCAAAGCTTTCGAGCAGGGCACGCTCTTCGGATACATGGAGGAGGGCAGAGCGCGTGCCGAACAGGGCCTGACCGAATTGACCCCGGTGGAGGAAGGGGTCCGGTTAACGCTTCGGGCTTCGATTGGCGTATCTGCTCATCAGCGATCCGGCATTCAATAA